The genomic window TTGGACCAGGCGCCTTTGAAGAAAGCCTTGCCCCCTTCATCTTTAGCTATCTTCTTCCAGCAGTCAATTGTGCCTTTGTACATAATATCAGCTGTGGAAGACAAACATGGACAGGTAAAACATATTTACATTACCTGGAGAAAAAGACCATCGCAATACTGCCTTAATTCCCCACCCTTCCCAAGACCTGGAATGCAGTTCTCTGCTCTTCACTTGCTTCAGAAGGAGGACAATGAAACTATAATTTCACCAGCAGCACCACAAAGAAACCACATTCAGATGTGTCACCACATTCTGGGAGTGAAAGAACCTTCCTCCCTTTGATTTGTATACACGCATACTAAAACTCAGTAATATAAAACAGGACAAATATAGATAAATATAACTTGCCCAAAGACTGCAGAACAGAAATAGCACTGTACTGTTAATGCACTTTACTACAAAATGTAAACATACACCAAACAGAAAAGCTGTAATATAAAATCAAATGGCATTGCTCAAGGAAACCGCgtcaataataattattattatggccaATTGCACCTGTGTCTCTGTTTCAATCTGACCTCTTAAGAAGGAAAAATACTTGGTTTTTAAGGCTTCTACCTTCCCTTGAGAATTTAACATGGAGGCATTTTTTTCTGGCAACATTACAAAAATGTAGGGTTATTTTCTTACCTCCTTTCCTGCCAGACTGCATCATCATCCTACGTCGGACAGTGTCAAAGGGGTAAGACACCAGCCCAGCTACTGCAGTAACGCTCTGTGCTATCATCCAGCTTACTATGATGTGTACATTCTTTGGATCAGGCAGCATACCTACCATTGGAAGTAGATTACCCAAagacaggagaaggaggaggaagagagaggggtggggggagggtgttATCAGTACCACTTTATCAATTCTACCTCAAGCAAGACCAATCGTGCCAGTTAAGTTTTGTTTTACACCCAATCAATCCAAGTCACATGataagagattcctgcattgcagggggttggactagatgacccttgggtcccttccaactctaagattctattattctagacatcagcagctgcagcagaatTCCAAGGCAAGTCATTTTGCATGCTACTTTGGGAAGACGTACATATACACAGATGCTGTTGTGTTTTCAGTGCCTAGAATGTATACCTTTACCAGATAGCAAGTGCATTCATACAATCCTTAGTTACAGGAAAGTTTGGGGTTGTCAACCAAACAGTTAAGCCACCCTCAGATATACGTTGACGCTGAGTAGTCCACTCAATTAGCATCCTAGCCTTCCTCCAATAAGCTCAGGCGGCAAACATGGGGCTATCTCACTTTATCCAAACAGCCCCATGAAATTAGGCCACTACCAAAGTCTCACTCGGTATACTTCAGGAATTTAAGTGCACATATTCACAGTTCAAATCCAGCACTCGAACTATTACACTACAATTGCACTTTTAGGGAATTGCTTCTACTGCCAGAGCTCAACAACTGAGTGGGAACCTAAAGAAAGGTATTTTTTTTACTAGGTGGGAATATTTAGCTTCATGTCTAGAATATCCAAATGTATTGAACTCTTGGCCAGTTGGGCAAATATTAAGAGGTGCTTTGTTGAAGGAGACCAAGAAGCTTGTATGATGAGTCACAACAAGGGTAGGATAGGGTATCTGAGTAATGGGGCATGGGAAGGGCTGCCTGATTTCCTATGCTGGCAATTAAAATAATCTTACTAATCAGTGCATGGCCCTATGAAGTTAGCTCATAACTATATATAAGACAAATTATACCCATTATAAATCTTTGAAAATACTTGGATGAGGAGGTGGACATTAAAGAactgttctgttttctttctttctaagagaagggagaaagatgAAGCACACTCCAAACCTGTCTTAAGTAGAAATATTTACCAACATACTGAATCAAGAAGAACCCTATTTTGGGAGCATGTTTAAATATCTCATATTCTACATTCAGGCAAAATGCTATAACTCACAGAATCTAGGCTGTGTTTTGCTACTCTGCTAGCATTAAGTGGCTTCCCTTTCTTACCCTTAGCTGTATCATAGACGCCAAAATACGCTGCTCTGTAGATGATGATGCCCTGGACTGAAACATTGAATCCCTGGTAGAGACCCTTCAGGCCATCAGATTTGTAGATTTTGGCAATACAGTTGCCCAGCCCACTGAACTGCCTCTCGTTCGCCCCTTTGCCCACATCAGCAGCTAGCCTGGTCCTGGCAAAATCCAGCGGGTAAACGAAGCAGAGAGAAGTTGCTCCTGCAGCACCCCCAGAGGCCAAGTTGCCGGCAAAGTAACGCCAGAACTGCTTGTGCCTGTCCACACCCCCAAGGAAGATCTGCTTGTACTTGTCCTTGAAGGCAAAGTTGAGGGCCTGGGTGGGGAAGTACCGGATGACATTGGCCAAGTTGCCTCTCCAGAAGGAAATGATGCCCTGCTCCTTGGGGATCCGTGCTACACAGTCCATGATCCCCTTGTACTGCTTATCAACTGTGATCTGTTGGCTGGCATGCTGGACCtgttaaaggaagaaaagggatgggaagaaagagagatggagagagggaggtgggaaggaaggaaggaaggaaggaaaatcatTGTGGCACATTATACACAACCTCTCAATTGGAAGAAATAGCCATTCCtatctttgctgttgttgttcagtcgtgtccgactcttcgtgaccccatggaccagaacatgccagacacgcctatctttcactgcctcccacagtttggcctaTCTTTGCACCTGCAGCTTTATCTTTGATTACTGTTTGATGCCAAAGTTGGCCATCCGCTTGAGATTAGCATCGCTTGCTACAACACAAGGGCATAACAGCTGCACATAATGTATAACTATAATACCTTACTTGACCATTAGAAATGAAAAGTGGAAGAATTGTAGTTGCTCCTCCTTCCAATCAAACAATtaatcccacacacacacatttgatagGCTATGGACTAGCTTGTTTTTCTCTGTTATGCacacactttcttttttaaaaaccatggtGATTAGGTAGCATATGCAGTATTAAAGGGAGACTGGCTACATATGCAAGAAGTCATTCTTCCATTTATATGGCCCTCCCAAGAGCTCATGTCCTTCAATTGACCTCCAGTTAGCTATCAAGCCACTGATCCTAGTAGCAAATAGCACTTTCCTCCCAGATTGGTTCaaatgaaggaagaagaagaagaagagtttggatttgatatcccgcttttcactacccgaaggagtctcaaagcgactaacattctcctttcccttcctcccccacaacaaacactctgtgaggtgagtggggctgagagacttcaaagaagtgtgactagcccaaggtcacccagcagctgcatgtggaggagtggagacacgaacccggttccccagattacgagtctaccgctcttaaccactacaccacactggcaaaacaCCACACAAGGAAGCTTCCCTGATACATATATGGTACAAAACACCGTTCCTTTCACAATAGTtttttagtgggttttttttttttacaagtcatTGGACTTAATGGACATCTGCCATatacgtgcacacacacactgaaaagaaTAAAACACCCAAGATTTCAAGGCATTTCCCCCAATGCTCAGCACACTTGCAGATCTGTGCTATAAACAGAGCCAAGGAAAAAAG from Lacerta agilis isolate rLacAgi1 chromosome 9, rLacAgi1.pri, whole genome shotgun sequence includes these protein-coding regions:
- the SLC25A4 gene encoding ADP/ATP translocase 1; protein product: MSDQALSFLKDFLAGGIAAAISKTAVAPIERVKLLLQVQHASQQITVDKQYKGIMDCVARIPKEQGIISFWRGNLANVIRYFPTQALNFAFKDKYKQIFLGGVDRHKQFWRYFAGNLASGGAAGATSLCFVYPLDFARTRLAADVGKGANERQFSGLGNCIAKIYKSDGLKGLYQGFNVSVQGIIIYRAAYFGVYDTAKGMLPDPKNVHIIVSWMIAQSVTAVAGLVSYPFDTVRRRMMMQSGRKGADIMYKGTIDCWKKIAKDEGGKAFFKGAWSNVLRGMGGAFVLVLYDEIKKYV